Proteins encoded within one genomic window of Oncorhynchus tshawytscha isolate Ot180627B linkage group LG02, Otsh_v2.0, whole genome shotgun sequence:
- the LOC112263846 gene encoding myosin-10 isoform X1, with protein MAQRSGQEDPERYLFVDRAVVCNPATQADWTAKKLVWIPSERHGFEAASIREERGDEAVVELAENSKKAIVNKDDIQKMNPPKFSKVEDMAELTCLNEASVLHNLKDRYYSGLIYTYSGLFCVVINPYKYLPIYSENIIEMYRGKKRHEMPPHIYAISESAYRCMLQDREDQSILCTGESGAGKTENTKKVIQYLAHVASSHKGKKDHSIPVSPESPKPVKLQAENNHVSGALFYGELERQLLQANPILESFGNAKTVKNDNSSRFGKFIRINFDVTGYIVGANIETYLLEKSRAVRQAKDERTFHIFYQLLCGAGEHLRSDLLLEGFNSYRFLSNGNVTVPGQQDKDNFQETMEAMHIMSFSHDEILAMLKVVSSVLQFGNIVFKKERNSDQASMPENTAAQKLCHLLGLNVMEFTRAILSPRIKVGRDYVQKAQTKEQADFAVEALAKATYERLFRWLVHRINKALDRTKRQGASFIGILDIAGFEIFQLNSFEQLCINYTNEKLQQLFNHTMFVLEQEEYQREGIEWSFIDFGLDLQPCIDLIERPVSIRLANPPGVLALLDEECWFPKATDKTFIDKLVQEQGTHSKFQKPRQLKDKADFCIIHYAGKVDYKADEWLMKNMDPLNDNVATLLNQSTDKFVAELWRDVDRIVGLDQVAGMAETTFGATYKTKKGMFRTVGQLYKESLTKLMATLRNTNPNFVRCIIPNHEKKAGKLEPHLVLDQLRCNGVLEGIRICRQGFPNRIVFQEFRQRYEILTPNAIPKGFMDGKQACERMIRALELDPNLFRIGQSKIFFRTGVLAHLEEERDLKITDIIIYFQSVCRGYLARKAFAKKQQQLSALKVLQRNCAAYLKLRHWQWWRLFTKVKPLLQVTRQEEEMQAKDEELVKVKERQSKVEGELVDMERKHQQLLEEKNILAEQLQAETELFAEAEEMRARLAAKKQELEEILHDLESRVEEEEERNQSMQNEKKKMQTHIQDLEEQLDEEEAARQKLQLEKVTAEAKIKKMEEDILLLEDQNSKFLKEKKLLDDRVAEMTSQLTEEEEKAKNLGKVKNKQEVMMVDLEERLKKEEKTRQELEKAKRKLDAETTDLQDQIAELQAQIEELKIQLAKKEEELQAALSKGDEEAAQKNNALKAVRELQAQLSELQEDLESEKVSRNKAEKVKRDLSEELEALKTELEDTLDTTAAQQELRTKREQEVAELKKAIDEETKNHESQVLEMRQRHSTALEELSENLEQAKRFKSNLEKNKCTLESDNKELVSEVKGLQQAKTESEHKRKKMEAQLQEFMARATEGERAKVELADRTHKLQTELDTVSALLEDAEKKGIKLAKDSAGLESALQDTQELLQEETRQKLNLSSRIRQLEEDKSTLQEQQEEDEEARRNLEKQLATLQAQLFESRKKLDEDLGTLESLEEVKRKLQKDMELTSQRLEEKASAFDKMEKTKTRLQQELDDLMVDLDHQRTIVSNLEKKQKKFDQLLAEEKTISARYAEERDKAEAEAREKETKALSMARALDEALEAKEEFERLNKQLRTEMEDLMSSKDDVGKSVHELEKSKRTLEQQVEEMRTQLEELEDELQATEDGKLRLEVNMQALKAQFDRDLQARDEQNEEKKRTLVKQVREMEAELEDERKQRALAVAAKKKLEMDLKDLEGQIEASNKARDEAIKQLRKLQVQMKDYQRELEEARASRDEIFAQSKENEKKLKGLEAEILQLQEDLAASERARRHAEQERDELADEISNSASGKSALLDEKRRLEARISQLEEELEEEQSNMELLNDRFRKTTMQVDILNTELAGERSAAQKSENARQGMERQNKELKAKLGELEGAVKSKFKAAITALEAKILQLEEQLEQEAKERAAANKIVRRTEKKLKEVVIQVEDERRHADQYKEQMEKANSRMKQLKRQLEEAEEEATRANASRRKLQRELDDATEASEGLTREVNTLKNRLRRGGPISFSSSRSGRSRQLQIDGTSVDNSDDDADSRASDHNDTQASNQTE; from the exons accGAGAGGACCAATCAATTCTCTGCAC AGGTGAATCTGGTGCTGGCAAGACAGAAAACACTAAAAAGGTCATCCAGTACCTTGCACATGTGGCTTCCTCCCATAAAGGAAAAAAAGACCACAGCATTCCTGTAAGT CCAGAGTCGCCTAAACCAGTGAAACTACAG GCGGAAAATAATCACGTC AGTGGAGCCCTGTTCTAT GGTGAATTGGAACGTCAACTCTTACAGGCCAACCCCATCCTGGAGTCCTTCGGCAACGCCAAGACAGTGAAGAATGACAACTCTTCACGATTC GGAAAGTTCATCCGGATCAACTTTGATGTCACCGGATACATCGTCGGGGCCAACATCGAAACTT ATCTACTGGAGAAATCGAGAGCTGTTCGCCAAGCCAAAGACGAGCGCACCTTCCACATCTTCTACCAGCTGCTGTGTGGGGCGGGAGAACATCTCAGGT CGGACCTGCTCCTGGAGGGCTTCAACAGCTACCGCTTCCTGTCCAACGGCAACGTTACCGTCCCTGGTCAGCAGGACAAAGACAACTTCCAGGAGACCATGGAGGCCATGCACATCATGAGCTTCTCCCACGACGAGATCCTGG CCATGCTGAAGGTGGTCTCCTCCGTGCTCCAGTTTGGGAACATCGTCTTCAAGAAGGAGAGGAACTCAGACCAGGCCTCTATGCCTGAGAACACAG cGGCCCAGAAGTTGTGCCACCTGTTGGGGCTGAACGTGATGGAGTTCACCCGGGCCATCCTGTCTCCAAGGATCAAGGTGGGACGAGACTACGTCCAGAAGGCCCAGACCAAAGAACAG gCTGACTTTGCAGTGGAGGCTCTGGCCAAGGCCACATACGAGCGTCTGTTCCGCTGGCTGGTCCACCGCATCAACAAGGCCCTGGACCGTACCAAACGCCAGGGGGCCTCCTTCATCGGCATCCTGGACATCGCTGGCTTTGAGATCTTCCAG CTGAACTCGTTTGAGCAGCTGTGCATCAACTACACCAATGAGAAGCTGCAGCAGCTGTTCAACCACACCATGTTCGTCCTGGAGCAGGAGGAGTACCAGAGGGAGGGCATCGAGTGGAGCTTCATCGACTTCGGCCTGGACCTGCAGCCCTGCATCGACCTCATCGAGAGGCCGGTCAGTATccgttta GCGAACCCTCCTGGTGTGCTGGCTCTGTTGGATGAGGAGTGCTGGTTCCCCAAGGCCACAGACAAGACATTCATCGACAAGCTGGTCCAGGAGCAGGGCACCCACTCCAAGTTCCAGAAGCCCAGACAGCTAAAGGACAAGGCTGACTTCTGCATCATCCACTACGCTGGCAAG gTGGACTACAAGGCAGATGAGTGGCTGATGAAGAACATGGACCCCCTGAATGACAACGTGGCCACGCTGCTCAACCAGTCCACTGACAAGTTTGTGGCCGAGCTCTGGAGAGACG TGGACCGCATCGTGGGCTTGGACCAGGTGGCGGGCATGGCGGAGACGACGTTCGGAGCCACCTACAAGACCAAGAAGGGCATGTTCCGCACGGTGGGCCAGCTCTACAAGGAGTCCCTCACCAAGCTCATGGccaccttgaggaacaccaacccCAACTTTGTCCGCTGTATTATCCCCAACCACGAGAAGAAG GCTGGTAAGCTGGAGCCCCACCTGGTTCTGGACCAGCTGAGGTGTAATGGAGTTCTGGAGGGGATCCGTATCTGCAGACAAGGCTTCCCCAACCGCATCGTCTTCCAGGAGTTCAGACAGAG GTATGAGATCCTGACCCCTAATGCCATCCCCAAGGGCTTCATGGACGGGAAACAGGCCTGCGAAAGGATG ATCCGAGCGTTGGAACTGGACCCCAACCTGTTCCGTATCGGCCAGAGTAAGATCTTCTTCAGGACCGGAGTCCTGGCtcacctggaggaggagagagacctgaagatcactgacatcatcatcTACTTCCAGTCTGTCTGCCGCGGCTACCTGGCACGCAA GGCGTTTGCTaagaagcagcagcagctgaGTGCTCTGAAGGTCCTCCAGAGGAACTGTGCTGCCTACCTCAAGCTGCGCCACTGGCAGTGGTGGAGACTCTTCACCAAG GTGAAGCCTCTGCTCCAGGTGACCCggcaggaggaggagatgcaGGCCAAAGACGAGGAGCTGGTCAaggtgaaggagagacagagcaagGTGGAGGGGGAGCTGGTGGATATGGAGAGGAAACACCAACAG CTCCTAGAGGAGAAGAACATCCTTGCAGAGCAGTTGCAGGCGGAGACGGAGCTGTTTGCCGAGgcggaggagatgagggcccgcCTGGCCGCTAAGAAGCAGGAGCTGGAGGAGATCCTCCACGACCTGGAGTCcagagtggaggaggaagaggagaggaaccagAGCATGCAGAACGAGAAGAAGAAGATGCAGACCCACATCCAG GATCTAGAGGAGCAGTTAGATGAGGAGGAGGCAGCCAGGCAGAAGCTGCAGCTGGAGAAGGTGACGGCCGAGGCCAAGATCAAGAAGATGGAGGAGGACATTCTACTGCTGGAGGACCAGAACTCCAAGTTCCTCAAG GAGAAGAAGCTGCTGGACGACCGTGTGGCCGAGATGACCTCCCAGctgacggaggaggaggagaaggccaAGAACCTGGGAAAGGTCAAGAACAAGCAGGAGGTGATGATGGTCGACCTGGAAG AGCGcctgaagaaggaggagaagactcGTCAGGAGCTGGAGAAGGCCAAGAGGAAGCTAGACGCTGAGACCACGGACCTCCAGGACCAGATAGCTGAGCTGCAGGCCCAGATAGAGGAGCTCAAGATCCAGCTGGCCaagaaggaggaggagctacaggcTGCTCTGTCCAA gggTGATGAAGAGGCGGCCCAGAAGAACAACGCTCTGAAAGCTGTGCGGGAGCTGCAGGCCCAGCTGTCAGAGCTGCAGGAGGACCTGGAGTCAGAGAAGGTGTCCAGGAACAAGGCAGAGAAAGTCAAGAGGGACCTCAGTGAGGAGCTGGAGGCTCTGAAGACTGAGCTGGAGGACACTCTGGATACCACCGCTGCCCAGCAGGAGCTCAG gaCCAAGCGAGAGCAGGAGGTGGCTGAGCTGAAGAAGGCCATCGACGAGGAGACCAAGAACCACGAGTCTCAGGTCctggagatgagacagagacactCCACCGCCCTGGAGGAGCTGTCTGAGAATTTGGAGCAGGCCAAGAGG TTCAAGTCCAACCTGGAGAAGAACAAGTGTACCCTGGAGAGTGACAACAAGGAGCTGGTGAGCGAGGTGAAGGGGCTTCAGCAGGCCAAGACAGAGTCAGAACACAAGAGGAAGAAGATGGAGGCTCAGCTGCAGGAGTTCATGGCCCGAgccactgagggagagagggctaaAGTGGAACTGGCCGACCGCACACACAAACTTCAG ACGGAGCTGGACACTGTCTCCGCCCTGCTGGAGGACGCTGAGAAGAAGGGAATCAAGCTGGCCAAGGATTCAGCCGGCCTGGAGAGTGCGTTACAGGACACACAG gaGCTGCTCCAGGAGGAGACTCGTCAGAAGCTGAACCTGAGCTCTCGTATCCGTCAGCTGGAGGAAGACAAGAGCACCctgcaggagcagcaggaggaggacgaggaggccCGCAGGAACCTGGAGAAACAACTGGCCACGCTGCAGGCTCAG CTGTTTGAGTCGAGGAAGAAGCTGGATGAGGACTTGGGGACCCTGGAGTCTCTGGAGGAGGTGAAGAGGAAGCTGCAGAAGGACATGGAGCTGACCAGCCAGCGGCTGGAGGAGAAAGCCTCCGCCTTCGACAAGATGGAGAAGACCAAGACCCGCCTGCAGCAGGAGCTGGACGACCTCATGGTGGACCTGGACCACCAGAGGACCATCGTCTCCAACCtggagaagaagcagaagaagttTGACCAG CTCCTGGCTGAAGAGAAGACCATCTCTGCCCGCTATGCTGAGGAGCGTGACAAGGCCGAGGCTGAGGCCAGGGAGAAGGAGACCAAGGCTCTGTCTATGGCCCGGGCTCTGGATGAGGCCCTGGAAGCCAAGGAGGAGTTTGAGAGGCTCAACAAGCAGCTGAGGACTGAGATGGAGGACCTGATGAGCTCAAAGGACGACGTGGGCAAGAGC GTCCATGAGCTGGAGAAGTCGAAGCGCACCCTGGAGCAGcaggtggaggagatgaggacccagctggaggagctggaggacGAGCTGCAGGCCACGGAGGACGGCAAGCTGCGTCTGGAGGTCAACATGCAGGCCTTGAAGGCCCAGTTCGACAGGGACCTGCAGGCCAGAGACGAACAGAacgaggagaagaagaggacgCTGGTCAAACAG GTTCGTGAGATGGAGGCAGAGCTGGAGGATGAGAGGAAGCAGAGAGCCCTGGCTGTGGCAGCTAAGAAGAAGCTGGAGATGGACCTCAAGGACCTGGAGGGGCAAATAGAAGCATCCAACAAGGCCAGAGATGAAGCCATCAAACAGCTCAGAAAACTACAG GTCCAGATGAAGGACTaccagagggagctggaggaggccAGAGCATCCCGTGATGAGATCTTTGCACAGTCTAAAGAAAACGAGAAGAAACTAAAGGGCCTGGAAGCTGAGATCCTACAGCTGCAGGAGGACCTGGCGGCTTCAGAGAGGGCCCGTAGACACGCTGAGCAGGAGAGAGACGAGCTGGCCGACGAGATCTCAAATAGCGCCTCTGGAAA GTCGGCCCTGCTAGATGAGAAGAGAAGGCTGGAGGCCCGCATCTCGCAGCTGGAGGAGGAACTAGAGGAGGAACAGAGCAACATGGAGCTGCTCAATGACCGCTTCCGCAAGACCACCATGCAG GTGGACATCCTGAACACTGAGCTGGCTGGGGAGCGTAGCGCGGCCCAGAAGAGTGAGAACGCCCGTCAAGGAATGGAGAGGCAGAACAAGGAGCTGAAGGCCAAGCTGGGAGAGCTGGAGGGGGCAGTCAAGTCCAAGTTCAAGGCTGCCATCACCGCCCTGGAGGCCAAGATACTGCAGCTGGAGGAGCAACTGGAGCAGGAGGCCAA GGAGAGGGCAGCAGCCAATAAGATCGTCCGACGCACAGAGAAGAAGCTGAAAGAGGTGGTGATTCAGGTGGAGGACGAGCGTCGCCATGCCGACCAGTACAAGGAGCAG ATGGAGAAGGCCAACTCTCGAATGAAGCAGCTGAAGCGTCAgctggaggaggctgaggaggaggcTACCAGGGCCAACGCCTCCCGTAGGAAACTACAGAGGGAGCTGGACGACGCCACCGAGGCCAGCGAGGGCCTGACCCGCGAGGTCAACACACTCAAGAACCGCCTCAG GCGTGGAGGCCCCATCAGCTTCTCGTCTAGCCGTTCAGGCCGCAGCCGGCAGCTCCAGATTGACGGAACCTCGGTGGACAATTCTGACGACGACGCTGACAGCCGCGCCAGCGACCACAACGACACGCAAGCCTCCAACCAGACCGAATAG